In the genome of Candidatus Taylorbacteria bacterium, one region contains:
- a CDS encoding prepilin-type N-terminal cleavage/methylation domain-containing protein, with protein sequence MHMLKSFKKNLTPNTLHLTPSRGFTLIELMTVIAIIVILTAIVLPNLNAARIKGRDAKRISDLKSIQLALAVYYDSHRSTGYPLSLDALVSSATSYLPSMPKDPQLNSSYIYSALGSGTFCDSYHLGAIMEGSAASGSDDNDITSLGTACTRAVVSGSGESATTGAVFNGNATNCLAGSTVSPDKCYDVKP encoded by the coding sequence ATGCATATGTTGAAATCTTTCAAAAAAAATCTAACACCTAACACCTTACACCTCACACCTTCTCGTGGGTTCACCCTCATCGAACTCATGACGGTGATTGCGATAATTGTCATTTTGACTGCAATCGTATTGCCGAATCTAAATGCCGCGAGAATCAAGGGCAGGGATGCCAAGCGAATTTCAGATTTGAAGAGCATCCAGCTCGCCTTGGCGGTGTATTATGATAGTCATAGATCAACGGGGTATCCTTTAAGTTTAGATGCTTTAGTTTCTTCAGCTACATCGTATCTACCCTCAATGCCTAAGGACCCTCAGTTGAATTCATCTTATATATATTCAGCTTTAGGGTCGGGGACTTTTTGCGATAGTTATCATTTAGGGGCCATTATGGAAGGCAGTGCCGCCTCTGGATCGGATGATAATGATATAACCAGTCTGGGCACTGCATGTACCCGCGCGGTTGTTTCTGGTTCAGGTGAATCGGCCACAACTGGAGCTGTTTTTAATGGAAATGCAACGAACTGTTTGGCGGGTTCTACTGTGTCGCCCGACAAATGTTATGACGTAAAACCATAG
- a CDS encoding type II secretion system protein, with the protein MSMKRNQSGFSLLELLTVIAIIGILATIVLVSLASSKYRATDATIKGELKNARLQAEVYGQEKGTFTGVCDDADFAALLNGASQAYNKTPNADICGADGTAWAAYVPLKSSSSKAWCVDSNEIEKEITKLSCPITDCNLPCPTPPGDEGGGGGGGTEDS; encoded by the coding sequence ATGAGTATGAAAAGAAATCAAAGTGGGTTTTCTTTGCTTGAGCTTTTGACGGTGATTGCAATCATCGGCATTTTGGCGACCATCGTTTTGGTGTCGCTTGCTAGTTCAAAATATCGAGCGACAGACGCCACGATAAAGGGTGAGCTTAAGAATGCGAGATTGCAGGCAGAGGTATATGGACAAGAAAAGGGGACATTCACTGGTGTGTGTGATGATGCGGATTTTGCCGCGCTCCTGAACGGTGCATCACAGGCATATAATAAAACTCCTAATGCTGATATATGTGGGGCGGATGGTACTGCATGGGCCGCGTATGTTCCACTGAAAAGCTCTTCCAGCAAAGCTTGGTGTGTTGATAGTAATGAAATAGAAAAAGAAATAACTAAGCTTTCGTGCCCGATCACTGATTGTAATCTGCCTTGTCCGACACCTCCCGGGGATGAGGGCGGGGGCGGTGGCGGGGGGACAGAAGATTCTTAG